DNA from Xanthomonas hyacinthi:
ACAACGCGATCCTGATTTCGCCAGCGGGCTACCTGGCTGCCGGACTGGTCTGGTTGGTGTTCCTGGTCTGGTGGAAAGCCAGCCGTTCGCGCCAATCGGCCTACTACTGAACCCCTGGCGCCGCACTCCCTCCATTGCCCGATAGCGCATGCCTTCCATGAGCCAGCTCGTCATCGCCAGTCAATTGCCGCAGCACGCCAATGCAGCGCTGGCGCGCCATCTGCCTGGCGCCCGGATCGTGCCGATCCCGCCAGGAGCACCAGTGGATCTCCCTGCCGAGGCCAGCGTGCTGTTCGCCGGCCCCATGCGTATCCATGGCCGTGATGTGCCCGATCACGCCCCCGCCGGCTGGCCCTACGGCCTGCGCTGGATTCAGGTGTTTTCCAGCGGCATCGATTCTTACCCCGACTGGCTGTTCGACCTGCCGGTTGCCACCGGCCGCGGCAGCAACGCAGTGGCCATCGCCGAGTTCGCGCTGGCGGCGATCTTTGCGGCTGCCAAGCAGCTGCCGGCAGTCTGGCGGATGGGTACACCCGATGCGCCCCGATTGCCGCGTCCGCAATTGGCCTCGGTGCAGGGCAGCCGCATCGGCGTCGTCGGTTATGGTGCCATCGGCAGGGCATTGGCGGAAAAGGCCATCGCGCTTGGCGCGCATGTGCAGGTGGTGCGGCGTTCCGCGTTGCCGCTGGACCTGCCGCAGGCCGTCCGTGCGGATGACCTCCGGCAGCTGTTCGCCGAGTCGGATCACATCGTAT
Protein-coding regions in this window:
- a CDS encoding NAD(P)-dependent oxidoreductase — its product is MLFAGPMRIHGRDVPDHAPAGWPYGLRWIQVFSSGIDSYPDWLFDLPVATGRGSNAVAIAEFALAAIFAAAKQLPAVWRMGTPDAPRLPRPQLASVQGSRIGVVGYGAIGRALAEKAIALGAHVQVVRRSALPLDLPQAVRADDLRQLFAESDHIVLAVPLTPTTRGMVDARLLEAAKPGLHLVNVARGGLLDHAALLAALDDGRIGVATLDVTEPEPLPPEHPLRSHPGVRLSSHIAGASPDLFDNVLAIFLHNLRAWQAGEPLSNRVRAEDHAAATWSHTPSPQEESA